In Gemmatimonadaceae bacterium, one DNA window encodes the following:
- a CDS encoding vitamin B12-dependent ribonucleotide reductase: MAVALTPPTAPAELNQNARTVIEKRYLIKDVAGKPTERPEDMFWRVSTTVAEADRRYGASEGAMTALAEEFYGLMTRRRFVPNSPTLMNAGRPLGQLSACFVLPVEDALSNGQNGIYDTLRSMALIHQSGGGTGFSFSKLRGSGSMVRSTTGVASGPVSFMKLYDASTDAVKQGGTRRGANMGILRVDHPDILQFIDCKEDLTQITNFNISVAVTDKFMDAVKAGTEYDLVDPASGDVVNRLDARMVWDKMIEGAWRTGEPGCFFIDEANRYNPVPHVGPYEATNPCGEQPLLPYDVCNLGSINVGYYVRDGKTDWDAMRSDIHLSVHFLDNIIDVNKYPLPEIDALSKRIRRIGFGVMGFADALVRLGIAYNTEEGIEFGRKLQHFVDVESKRESERLANDRGPFPEWARSIWGPDETSERDERGARIRPMQLLRNCNVNTIAPTGTISIIAGCSSGIEPLFAVAFMRNQAGAMMPDVNEDFLAIAKREGWHSDVLMEKIAREGHIHFDEVPEKWQSVFVTAHDITPEWHVRMQAAFQEHCDSAISKTTNFPHVATPADVRAIYELAYELKCKGVTVYRDGSRDNQVLSTGATEKAKAEREAGKSSRAATGDLHGTIAELSAEVERLKVALFESEAENLQRRTKRSRPDKLRGTSIRKETPLGTMFVHITEDDRGQPFEVFINLGKAGGAAMADVEAMGRLISLALRSGIPLREVHRQLRGISSDRAVGIGANKVLSVPDAIGIALEEWLREKQGVQQDLLASGMTPPLGTPITVTAPLASSEGAQSQYAFDELAHDQASFGTCPDCGSSLEYAEGCAKCHVCGFSECG; the protein is encoded by the coding sequence ATGGCCGTCGCACTCACCCCTCCTACGGCGCCCGCGGAGCTGAATCAGAACGCGCGGACCGTGATCGAAAAGCGCTACCTCATCAAGGACGTCGCGGGTAAGCCCACCGAGCGGCCCGAGGACATGTTCTGGCGCGTATCGACTACGGTAGCCGAGGCCGACAGGCGCTACGGCGCCAGTGAGGGGGCGATGACCGCGCTGGCCGAGGAGTTTTACGGGCTCATGACGCGCCGGCGGTTCGTGCCGAACTCGCCGACGCTGATGAACGCGGGCCGGCCGCTGGGCCAACTCTCCGCGTGCTTCGTGCTCCCCGTCGAGGACGCGCTGTCCAACGGGCAGAACGGCATCTACGACACGCTCCGCTCGATGGCGCTGATTCACCAGTCGGGCGGCGGAACCGGTTTCTCCTTCTCGAAGCTGCGCGGCAGCGGGTCGATGGTGCGCTCGACGACGGGCGTTGCCTCCGGCCCCGTCTCGTTCATGAAGCTGTACGACGCGTCCACGGACGCGGTGAAGCAGGGCGGCACGCGGCGTGGCGCGAACATGGGAATTCTGCGCGTCGATCATCCCGACATTCTGCAGTTCATCGACTGCAAGGAAGACCTGACGCAGATCACCAACTTCAACATCTCCGTCGCGGTCACCGACAAGTTCATGGACGCGGTTAAGGCCGGAACGGAATACGATCTGGTGGATCCGGCGAGCGGCGACGTCGTCAACCGGCTCGACGCGCGCATGGTGTGGGACAAGATGATCGAGGGCGCTTGGCGGACGGGCGAGCCCGGCTGCTTCTTCATCGACGAAGCGAACCGGTACAACCCGGTGCCGCACGTCGGCCCGTACGAGGCGACGAATCCGTGCGGCGAGCAGCCGCTGCTGCCGTACGACGTGTGCAACCTGGGCTCGATCAACGTCGGTTACTACGTGCGCGACGGGAAGACGGACTGGGACGCGATGCGCTCGGACATCCACCTCTCCGTGCACTTCCTCGACAACATCATCGACGTCAACAAGTATCCGCTGCCGGAGATAGACGCGCTGTCCAAGCGCATCCGCCGCATCGGCTTCGGCGTGATGGGCTTCGCGGACGCGCTCGTGCGACTCGGCATCGCGTACAACACCGAGGAAGGGATCGAGTTCGGCCGCAAGCTGCAGCATTTCGTGGACGTCGAGTCCAAGCGGGAGAGCGAGCGGCTGGCCAACGACCGCGGTCCGTTCCCCGAATGGGCGCGGTCGATCTGGGGACCGGACGAGACGAGCGAGCGCGACGAGCGCGGCGCCCGCATCCGCCCGATGCAGCTCCTGCGCAATTGCAACGTCAACACGATCGCGCCGACGGGAACGATCTCCATCATCGCCGGCTGCTCGTCGGGAATCGAGCCGCTGTTCGCCGTGGCGTTCATGCGCAACCAGGCCGGCGCGATGATGCCCGACGTGAACGAGGACTTCCTCGCCATCGCGAAGCGCGAGGGCTGGCATTCTGACGTGCTGATGGAGAAGATCGCCAGGGAAGGGCACATCCACTTCGATGAGGTGCCGGAGAAGTGGCAGAGCGTGTTCGTCACGGCGCACGACATCACGCCGGAGTGGCACGTGCGCATGCAGGCGGCCTTCCAGGAGCACTGCGACTCGGCCATCTCCAAGACGACGAACTTCCCGCACGTCGCGACTCCCGCCGACGTGCGCGCGATCTACGAGCTGGCGTACGAGCTCAAGTGCAAGGGCGTCACGGTGTACCGGGACGGCTCGCGCGACAACCAGGTGCTGTCCACCGGCGCGACGGAGAAGGCCAAGGCCGAGCGCGAGGCGGGCAAGTCGAGCCGCGCCGCGACGGGCGACCTGCACGGCACGATCGCGGAGCTGAGCGCCGAGGTCGAGCGGCTCAAGGTTGCGCTGTTCGAATCGGAGGCCGAGAACCTCCAGCGTCGCACCAAGCGGTCGCGCCCCGACAAGCTGCGCGGCACGTCCATCCGCAAGGAGACGCCGCTCGGCACGATGTTCGTGCACATCACCGAGGACGACCGCGGCCAGCCGTTCGAGGTGTTCATCAACCTCGGGAAGGCGGGCGGCGCCGCGATGGCCGACGTGGAAGCGATGGGCAGATTGATCTCGCTCGCGCTCCGGTCCGGGATTCCGCTGCGCGAGGTGCACCGCCAGCTCCGCGGGATCAGCTCGGATCGCGCGGTCGGAATCGGCGCGAACAAGGTGCTGTCGGTTCCGGACGCGATCGGCATCGCGCTCGAGGAGTGGCTGCGCGAGAAGCAGGGGGTGCAGCAGGATCTGCTCGCCTCGGGAATGACGCCGCCGCTCGGCACGCCGATAACGGTGACGGCACCGCTGGCATCGTCGGAAGGCGCGCAGTCGCAATACGCTTTCGACGAGCTGGCGCACGATCAGGCGTCGTTCGGGACGTGCCCGGACTGTGGCTCGTCGCTGGAGTACGCCGAGGGTTGCGCGAAGTGCCACGTGTGCGGGTTCAGCGAGTGCGGCTGA
- a CDS encoding DUF3575 domain-containing protein, whose amino-acid sequence MTAFFRPLAILLASAAAAPALLAQDTQPAPVRLSFEQPAGARLVTGIATINPFAIIFGGFNGDVEINVGTGTTGAISATYFTDDDIDYKSVDFTFRYYPGEINPRGFSVGASLGYLDQGRDRDVVGEPSEGKGIAIGFIGGYNWLLGKSERLAIATGLGAKRLFVSKDKYPNAQVAAITGRLGIGLSF is encoded by the coding sequence ATGACAGCTTTTTTTCGTCCGCTCGCGATCCTACTGGCGAGCGCAGCCGCCGCCCCGGCGCTGCTCGCTCAGGACACACAGCCCGCACCCGTGCGCCTCAGCTTCGAGCAGCCCGCCGGCGCGAGACTCGTCACCGGCATCGCCACGATCAATCCGTTCGCGATCATCTTCGGCGGATTCAACGGAGACGTCGAGATCAACGTCGGCACCGGTACCACGGGCGCCATCAGCGCGACCTACTTCACGGATGACGACATCGATTACAAGTCCGTCGACTTCACCTTCCGCTACTATCCCGGCGAGATCAATCCCAGAGGCTTCTCTGTCGGAGCCAGCCTCGGCTATCTCGACCAGGGCCGCGACCGGGACGTCGTCGGCGAGCCGTCGGAGGGGAAAGGCATCGCCATCGGCTTCATCGGCGGCTACAACTGGCTACTCGGCAAGAGCGAGCGGCTGGCGATCGCCACGGGCCTCGGCGCCAAGCGGCTGTTCGTGAGCAAGGACAAGTATCCGAACGCGCAGGTCGCGGCCATCACCGGCCGGCTCGGCATCGGACTGTCGTTCTGA
- a CDS encoding DUF2911 domain-containing protein produces MKRLCRKIAPVMVVIAATVPAAACGAARQQIPPGTDRGALIVRLGPDTLFVERFELTPGRMYVESVVRAPAAAFRTIDAKLNPDGTLSSIAVATFDPASPRAGIARDSATVTFSADSTIYSLGLGAAKQFLRLPDRADVVISLPGNLWFPNYVLLALRAPRVVGDSIVGTMSMRLGAYPLVVKRVARDTVTLWSQISGVMRVILGPDGRLAALDGTGSSLGYVGTRIDWIDIDSVSRAFAARERAAGVVGSLSGRDTVLAELAGARLTIDYGRPTKRGRTIFGNVVPWNTVWRTGANLATHFTTSRDLQFGAAVVPAGTYTLHTIPSPDSWTLLVSRQTGQWGSSAVDPAMVIARIPMRVRESSEVVETFTIALVPEGGGGRIRLAWDRTLAEAGFTIR; encoded by the coding sequence ATGAAACGCTTGTGTCGAAAGATAGCGCCCGTAATGGTGGTGATTGCCGCGACCGTGCCCGCTGCCGCGTGCGGCGCGGCGCGGCAGCAGATTCCGCCCGGGACGGACCGCGGCGCCCTGATAGTGCGCCTCGGCCCCGACACGCTGTTCGTCGAGCGATTCGAGCTCACTCCGGGCAGAATGTACGTGGAATCGGTCGTGCGCGCCCCGGCCGCCGCGTTCCGGACGATCGACGCCAAGCTGAACCCGGACGGGACGCTGTCGTCCATCGCCGTCGCGACCTTCGACCCGGCCAGCCCGCGCGCCGGCATCGCGCGGGACAGCGCCACCGTCACCTTCTCCGCCGACTCCACGATCTACAGCCTCGGCCTCGGCGCCGCCAAGCAATTCCTCAGGTTGCCTGATCGCGCGGACGTGGTGATCTCGCTGCCGGGGAACTTGTGGTTTCCTAACTACGTTCTGCTGGCCCTGCGGGCGCCACGCGTCGTGGGTGATTCAATCGTCGGCACGATGTCCATGCGGCTCGGCGCATATCCGCTGGTGGTGAAGCGGGTCGCGCGGGATACAGTCACGCTGTGGAGCCAGATCTCGGGGGTGATGCGCGTCATCCTCGGCCCGGACGGACGGCTTGCCGCACTCGACGGGACCGGCTCGTCGCTCGGCTACGTCGGAACCCGCATCGATTGGATCGACATCGACTCGGTGTCACGCGCGTTCGCCGCGCGGGAGCGCGCGGCGGGAGTGGTGGGCAGCCTGTCGGGGCGCGACACCGTGCTCGCCGAGCTGGCCGGCGCGCGGCTGACTATCGATTACGGACGTCCGACGAAGCGCGGTCGCACGATCTTCGGGAACGTCGTGCCCTGGAACACTGTCTGGCGCACCGGCGCCAATCTCGCCACCCATTTCACGACGAGCCGCGACCTTCAGTTCGGCGCGGCGGTCGTTCCGGCCGGCACGTACACGCTGCATACCATTCCGTCGCCGGACAGCTGGACGCTGCTCGTGAGCCGGCAAACCGGCCAGTGGGGAAGCAGCGCCGTCGACCCGGCAATGGTAATCGCGCGGATCCCGATGCGCGTGCGCGAATCGAGCGAAGTCGTGGAGACCTTCACCATCGCCCTCGTGCCTGAGGGAGGCGGAGGGCGCATCCGGCTGGCATGGGACAGGACTCTCGCGGAAGCGGGCTTCACGATTCGCTAA
- a CDS encoding PQQ-dependent sugar dehydrogenase codes for MRSEFRVSAIVAILASAGCAAQNPAADQSGAAMQLGPACGTAGLTLPAGFCATIFADSIGAARHLVVAPNGDVFVALQQARRNSAVEGIPPGVMALRDTNGDGVADVRQRFGSAGNTGIALHGDFLYADVGTAIVRYPKPAGALTPTGAPDTVVKGMPYTPGHRARNFVIASDGSLYVNIGSPTNACQVQDRQRGSPGVSPCAELERRAGIWRFAANRLGQEFSPGARFATGIRNATGLAINPGDGTLYAASHGRDNLSSNWPEHFTEQQNAELPAEELLRVTRGDDFGWPYCYWDGQKRVRVLAPEYGGDGSQVGLCATKRGNVAAMPAHWAPNALTFYTGSMFPAKYRGGAFIAFHGSWNRAPLPQGGYNVVLVPFTNNTSNGAWEVFATGFVPADVQPSTARHRPSGVAQGPDGALFVTDDVSGRVWRITYRK; via the coding sequence ATGCGAAGTGAATTCCGGGTGTCCGCCATCGTGGCGATTCTCGCGTCCGCCGGCTGCGCCGCGCAGAACCCGGCCGCCGATCAATCGGGCGCGGCGATGCAGCTCGGGCCGGCGTGCGGCACCGCGGGGCTCACGTTGCCCGCCGGGTTCTGCGCGACGATCTTCGCCGACTCCATCGGCGCGGCGCGGCACCTCGTGGTCGCGCCGAACGGCGACGTGTTCGTGGCGCTGCAGCAGGCGCGGCGGAACTCGGCGGTCGAGGGCATCCCGCCCGGGGTCATGGCGCTGCGCGACACGAACGGGGATGGCGTCGCCGACGTCAGGCAAAGGTTCGGATCGGCCGGGAACACCGGAATCGCGCTGCACGGCGACTTTCTGTACGCCGACGTCGGCACCGCCATCGTCCGCTACCCCAAGCCCGCCGGCGCGCTGACGCCGACCGGAGCGCCGGACACGGTGGTGAAGGGGATGCCGTACACGCCGGGACACCGCGCGCGAAACTTCGTGATCGCGAGCGACGGGTCGCTGTACGTGAACATCGGCTCGCCGACGAACGCGTGCCAGGTGCAGGATCGGCAGCGCGGGTCGCCGGGAGTGAGCCCGTGCGCGGAGCTCGAGCGGCGCGCGGGGATCTGGCGGTTCGCCGCGAACAGGCTCGGCCAGGAGTTCAGCCCCGGCGCGAGGTTCGCGACGGGGATCCGCAACGCGACCGGCCTGGCGATCAACCCCGGCGACGGCACGCTGTATGCGGCGAGTCACGGCCGCGACAATCTCTCCTCCAACTGGCCTGAGCACTTCACGGAGCAGCAGAACGCGGAGCTGCCCGCGGAAGAGCTGCTGCGCGTGACGCGCGGGGACGATTTCGGCTGGCCGTACTGCTACTGGGACGGCCAGAAGAGAGTGCGCGTGCTGGCTCCGGAATACGGCGGCGACGGCAGCCAGGTCGGCTTGTGCGCGACGAAGAGGGGGAACGTGGCCGCGATGCCGGCGCACTGGGCGCCGAACGCGCTGACTTTCTACACGGGCTCGATGTTCCCGGCGAAGTATCGCGGGGGCGCGTTCATCGCGTTCCACGGCTCGTGGAACCGCGCGCCGCTCCCGCAGGGCGGCTACAACGTCGTGCTCGTCCCGTTCACCAACAACACCAGCAACGGCGCCTGGGAAGTTTTCGCCACCGGCTTCGTCCCGGCCGACGTGCAGCCGAGCACCGCGCGGCACAGGCCGAGCGGCGTGGCGCAGGGACCGGACGGCGCGCTGTTCGTGACGGATGACGTCAGCGGGCGGGTTTGGAGGATCACTTACCGGAAGTGA
- a CDS encoding secondary thiamine-phosphate synthase enzyme YjbQ yields MKTHTTYHTFTTKKRQQIIDITDLVEGCRAKAGITEGMVLVSAMHISASVFVNDHESGLWQDILKWLEERIAPWDPDAYRHNTGTGEDNAAAHLRSLTVGHEVIVPVTKGELDFGPWQRVFYGEWDGQRPKRVVIKAMGE; encoded by the coding sequence ATGAAAACGCACACCACCTACCACACGTTCACCACCAAGAAGCGACAGCAAATCATCGACATCACCGATCTCGTGGAAGGATGTCGCGCGAAGGCCGGGATCACCGAGGGAATGGTGCTGGTGTCCGCCATGCACATATCCGCCTCCGTCTTCGTGAACGATCACGAGTCGGGCCTCTGGCAGGACATCCTCAAGTGGCTCGAGGAGCGTATCGCGCCGTGGGACCCGGATGCCTACAGGCACAACACCGGCACCGGCGAGGACAACGCCGCCGCGCACCTGCGCTCATTGACTGTCGGCCACGAAGTGATCGTGCCGGTGACGAAGGGCGAGCTCGACTTCGGGCCCTGGCAGAGGGTTTTCTACGGCGAGTGGGACGGGCAGAGGCCGAAGCGGGTGGTTATCAAGGCGATGGGGGAATAG
- a CDS encoding P1 family peptidase, producing MRNFLFICVLLGGAVPPAEAQDRPRARDIGLRVGIFPPGAHNAITDVPGVLVGSLTLREGDTVATGLTAILPHAGNLYRDRVPAAVHVLNGFGKMLGIAQVRELGELETPILLTCTLCVWRAADGLVEHLLAQPGMETVRSINPLVGETNDGRLNDIRSRPIRPEHVREVLANARAGAVEEGSVGAGTGTVAFGWKGGIGTSSRRIPAALRIGEYTVGVLVQSNFGGILTMNGAPVGRELGRYSFADRLERGSGDADGRGSIIIVIATDAPLDAFALESLAQRASLGLARTGSFSSFGSGDFSIAFSTAESVRRSNAIPTDGREPSPVATTTQLRQDRMSPLYEAVVEATEEAIYNSLLRATTVRYRGTTVEPLPIDRTLEVLRKYNALNPSSE from the coding sequence ATGCGGAACTTCTTGTTTATCTGTGTTCTGCTGGGCGGCGCGGTTCCACCGGCCGAGGCCCAGGACCGCCCACGCGCGCGCGACATTGGCCTTCGCGTAGGGATCTTCCCGCCGGGCGCGCACAATGCGATCACCGACGTGCCGGGCGTGCTCGTCGGAAGTTTGACGCTGCGCGAGGGAGACACCGTGGCTACGGGGCTCACTGCGATTCTTCCGCACGCGGGGAATCTCTATCGCGATCGCGTGCCGGCCGCCGTTCACGTGCTCAACGGATTCGGCAAGATGCTCGGCATCGCGCAGGTGCGGGAGCTGGGCGAGCTGGAGACGCCGATCCTGCTGACGTGCACGCTGTGCGTGTGGCGCGCCGCCGACGGGCTCGTCGAGCACCTGCTGGCGCAGCCGGGGATGGAGACCGTGCGATCGATAAATCCGCTGGTGGGCGAGACGAACGACGGCCGACTGAACGATATCCGTTCGCGCCCGATCCGGCCGGAGCACGTCCGCGAGGTGCTCGCGAACGCGCGGGCGGGCGCAGTCGAGGAAGGGAGCGTCGGCGCGGGAACCGGCACCGTCGCGTTCGGCTGGAAAGGCGGAATCGGCACCAGCTCGCGCCGCATCCCCGCGGCGCTGCGGATCGGCGAATACACCGTGGGTGTGCTCGTGCAATCCAACTTCGGCGGCATTCTCACGATGAACGGCGCGCCGGTCGGGCGCGAGCTCGGCAGGTATTCCTTCGCCGACAGACTCGAGCGTGGCTCAGGTGACGCCGACGGCCGCGGCTCGATCATCATCGTGATCGCGACTGACGCGCCGCTGGACGCGTTCGCGCTCGAGTCGCTCGCGCAGCGCGCCTCGCTGGGTCTCGCGCGGACGGGATCCTTCTCGTCCTTCGGCTCGGGCGACTTCAGCATCGCCTTCTCGACGGCGGAGTCGGTTCGCCGGAGCAATGCGATACCGACCGACGGCCGCGAGCCCTCGCCGGTCGCGACGACGACACAGCTCCGGCAGGACCGGATGTCGCCCCTGTACGAAGCCGTGGTCGAGGCGACCGAAGAGGCGATCTACAATTCGCTGCTGCGCGCGACGACGGTTCGCTATCGCGGCACGACCGTGGAGCCGCTGCCGATCGATCGTACGCTGGAAGTTCTTCGCAAATACAACGCGCTCAACCCCTCAAGTGAGTGA
- the tal gene encoding transaldolase encodes MTTNRLQQLHDAGVSIWLDFIDRELLSSGRLRRMIEEDFVTGETTNPTIFEKALAEGHEYDDQLTAAPRELTPAQLFELVETEDVRTACDIFTDVYARTSGGDGYVSIEVSPAAANDAEATVREARRLWRAVDRPNLMVKVPGTAEGTTAVRQLISEGINVNITLLFAINAHARVIDAYIAGLEDRLRAGNTIDGVASVASFFVSRVDSEVDKRLEQIAATKPETEKEHILRLRGKAAIVNAKLAYRLFEAKFSGERWERLAAKGARLQRPLWASTSTKNPAYRDTLYVEELIGPNTVNTLPPATLEAFRDHGVVKQCLTEGLDQAQLCLAELEAAGVSMEEVTDKLLVDGLASFQKSFDQLTAGLAKKMSLLVHAT; translated from the coding sequence ATGACTACCAACCGCCTGCAGCAACTCCACGACGCCGGCGTGTCCATCTGGCTCGACTTCATCGATCGCGAGCTCCTCTCGAGCGGCCGCCTGCGCCGCATGATCGAAGAGGACTTCGTGACGGGCGAGACCACCAATCCGACGATCTTCGAGAAAGCGCTGGCCGAAGGACACGAGTACGACGACCAGCTCACCGCAGCGCCGCGCGAGCTCACGCCCGCCCAGCTGTTCGAGCTGGTCGAGACGGAGGACGTGCGCACGGCGTGCGACATATTCACCGACGTGTACGCGCGGACCAGCGGGGGCGACGGCTACGTCTCGATAGAGGTCTCGCCCGCCGCGGCCAACGATGCCGAGGCGACGGTCCGCGAGGCCCGGCGACTGTGGCGCGCGGTCGACCGTCCCAACCTCATGGTGAAAGTGCCGGGGACCGCCGAGGGCACGACCGCGGTGCGGCAGCTCATTAGCGAGGGAATCAACGTCAACATCACCCTGCTCTTCGCGATCAACGCGCACGCGCGCGTCATCGACGCGTATATCGCGGGGCTCGAGGACCGCTTGCGCGCGGGCAATACGATCGACGGGGTCGCCTCGGTGGCGAGCTTCTTCGTTAGCCGCGTGGACAGCGAGGTCGACAAGCGTCTCGAGCAGATCGCGGCCACGAAGCCGGAGACCGAGAAGGAGCACATTCTGCGTCTGCGTGGGAAGGCCGCGATCGTGAACGCGAAGCTCGCGTACCGGCTGTTCGAGGCGAAGTTCTCGGGCGAGCGCTGGGAGCGCCTCGCGGCGAAGGGCGCGCGGCTGCAGCGCCCGCTCTGGGCCAGCACCAGCACCAAGAACCCGGCGTACAGAGACACGCTGTACGTCGAGGAGCTGATCGGTCCCAACACGGTCAACACGCTCCCGCCGGCCACGCTCGAGGCGTTCCGCGATCATGGCGTGGTGAAGCAGTGCCTGACCGAGGGGCTGGATCAGGCGCAGCTGTGTCTCGCGGAGCTGGAGGCGGCGGGCGTCTCGATGGAAGAGGTGACCGACAAGCTGCTCGTCGACGGGCTCGCGAGCTTCCAGAAATCCTTCGATCAGCTGACGGCGGGACTCGCGAAGAAGATGAGCCTGCTCGTCCACGCTACGTGA
- the pyk gene encoding pyruvate kinase, which translates to MTTKHTLRTKIVCTLGPATATPDAIRGLIQAGMNVARINFSHGTAAEHIDTIGFIRAAAAALGQPVAILGDLQGPRIRIGDLRQTVVLNQGDDIVLVHEGEEAPDEFPVTYEHLATDVHVGDRILVDDGLIELVVLDIEGIRVRARVIHGGELRSHKGLNLPGIHVSAPSITAKDAIDIDFAVEHDLDYLALSFVRRAEDIESLRVRLPRHVLIVAKIEKEVALENIDSIIRAADAVMVARGDLGVELPYEEVPMAQKRIIALANRIGRPVITATQMLESMIEHPRPTRAEASDVANAILDGTDAVMLSAETAAGAYPRLAAEAMRRIITETEQHPQERAAREGPLGLEGVVPTELAIAASTVVAVQLLATPLVVVFTKSGFSARVVAAYRPGVPILALTDQPRTYRQLALVWGVIPELVPHCDTYEDMMKLARDVVIRRQLAAEGDRLVVTAGVPFDVPGTTNLLKVERV; encoded by the coding sequence GTGACAACGAAACACACTCTCCGCACGAAAATCGTCTGCACGCTGGGCCCCGCGACGGCGACTCCTGACGCCATTCGGGGCCTGATTCAGGCGGGGATGAACGTGGCCCGCATCAACTTCTCCCACGGGACGGCCGCCGAGCATATAGATACGATCGGGTTCATCCGGGCCGCGGCGGCGGCGCTGGGACAGCCCGTCGCGATTCTCGGCGACCTGCAGGGCCCGCGCATCCGGATCGGCGACCTGCGCCAGACCGTCGTGCTGAACCAGGGTGACGACATCGTGCTCGTGCACGAGGGAGAAGAGGCGCCGGACGAGTTTCCCGTCACGTACGAGCACCTCGCGACCGACGTGCACGTCGGCGACCGGATCCTGGTGGACGACGGGTTGATCGAGCTGGTCGTCCTCGACATCGAAGGGATCCGCGTGCGCGCGCGGGTGATCCACGGCGGCGAGCTGCGGAGCCACAAGGGGCTGAACCTCCCCGGGATTCACGTGTCCGCGCCGTCGATCACCGCGAAGGACGCGATCGACATCGACTTCGCCGTGGAGCACGATCTCGACTACCTGGCCCTCAGCTTCGTGCGGCGCGCGGAGGACATCGAGTCGCTGCGGGTGCGACTGCCGCGGCACGTGCTCATCGTAGCGAAGATCGAGAAGGAAGTAGCGCTCGAGAACATCGACAGCATCATCCGCGCGGCGGACGCGGTGATGGTCGCGCGCGGCGACCTCGGCGTGGAGCTGCCGTACGAGGAGGTCCCGATGGCGCAGAAGCGGATCATCGCGCTGGCCAACCGCATCGGCCGGCCCGTGATTACCGCGACGCAGATGCTGGAATCGATGATCGAGCATCCGCGTCCGACCCGCGCCGAGGCGAGCGACGTCGCCAACGCGATCCTCGACGGCACCGACGCGGTGATGCTCTCCGCGGAGACCGCGGCCGGCGCGTACCCGAGGCTCGCCGCCGAGGCGATGCGGCGCATCATCACCGAGACGGAGCAGCATCCGCAGGAGAGGGCCGCCAGAGAAGGTCCGCTCGGACTCGAGGGCGTGGTGCCCACCGAGCTCGCCATCGCCGCGTCCACCGTCGTCGCTGTGCAGCTGCTCGCGACTCCGCTCGTGGTCGTCTTCACCAAGAGCGGGTTCTCCGCGCGGGTCGTCGCGGCCTACCGTCCCGGCGTGCCGATACTCGCGCTGACCGATCAGCCGCGGACGTACCGCCAGCTGGCGCTGGTCTGGGGCGTCATTCCGGAGCTCGTTCCGCACTGCGATACGTACGAGGACATGATGAAGCTCGCGCGCGACGTGGTGATCCGCCGGCAGCTCGCCGCGGAAGGCGACCGCCTGGTGGTCACCGCGGGCGTGCCGTTCGACGTTCCCGGCACCACCAACCTGCTCAAGGTGGAGCGCGTGTGA
- a CDS encoding MBL fold metallo-hydrolase produces MKLTFLGTGTSFGVPQVGCHCAVCRSTDPRDKRTRVGAVIETDGGTRLLVDTPPELRMQLIAAAIDRVDAVLFTHDHADHTHGLDDVRAITVRRDGPITMYGPADSLERLSRRFAYIFDAGVRALPGTSKPEGVLRPLADGETATIGDVEVRAVALPHGPVTVFGYRVGNLGYITDAQVVPESALEIFRGVKVLVLNALFRTEHPTHLSLPEAVRAARAIGAERTYLTHLTHDNLHADLEAELPRGISPAFDGLTVRID; encoded by the coding sequence GTGAAGCTCACCTTTCTCGGCACCGGCACCAGCTTCGGCGTGCCGCAGGTCGGCTGCCACTGCGCGGTGTGCCGCTCCACCGATCCGCGCGACAAGCGGACCAGGGTGGGCGCCGTGATCGAGACCGACGGCGGGACGCGATTGCTCGTGGACACGCCGCCCGAGCTGCGCATGCAGCTCATCGCGGCCGCGATCGACCGCGTGGACGCGGTGCTGTTCACCCACGACCACGCGGATCATACGCACGGGCTGGACGACGTCCGCGCCATCACCGTGCGACGGGACGGGCCGATCACGATGTACGGTCCCGCTGACTCGCTCGAGCGGCTGTCGCGCAGATTCGCGTACATCTTCGACGCCGGCGTGCGGGCGCTGCCGGGGACGTCGAAGCCGGAGGGCGTGCTGCGGCCGCTGGCCGACGGCGAGACCGCCACGATCGGTGACGTGGAAGTTCGCGCGGTCGCGCTGCCGCACGGGCCCGTCACCGTGTTCGGTTATCGCGTCGGCAACCTCGGCTACATCACCGACGCGCAGGTCGTGCCGGAGTCGGCACTGGAGATATTTCGCGGCGTGAAGGTGCTCGTGCTCAACGCGCTGTTCAGGACGGAGCACCCCACGCACCTGAGCCTGCCCGAAGCCGTGCGCGCCGCGCGCGCGATCGGCGCCGAGCGGACGTACCTCACGCACCTCACGCACGACAACTTGCACGCGGACCTCGAGGCCGAGCTGCCGCGGGGAATCAGCCCGGCCTTCGACGGCCTCACGGTCAGGATCGACTGA